A window from Verrucomicrobiota bacterium encodes these proteins:
- a CDS encoding MFS transporter produces the protein MAVLARAQENGTLPLRILVPLIVACALFMENLDATVLSTALPAIAHDMHESPIQLKLALTSYLLTLAVFIPASGWTADRFGARIVFRAAILVFALGSAFCGFAGNVQVLVAARALQGVGGAMMVPVGRLVILRTVPRSELVGALAWLTIPALLGPVIGPPVGGFITTFFSWRWIFWINLPIAGLGMILATLYIPNVRADDVPPFDALGFVLSGVGLAAVVSGAAVMDVSFVSPWVAAALLVTGLGLSALYVWHACRDETPLLDLSLLRLPTFRAGITGGSLFRIGVGAMPLLLPLLLQLGFGFSPLNSGLLTFVAAIGAMGMKTAAAGILRRYGFRRVLVVNSIISAVLIAAPALFAETTPVAIIVLVLFVGGFFRSLEFTCINAISYAEVEQPRMSAATSFASVAQQVSLSLGITVAASTLQSTMALHGHTRLSAADFPFAFLLVGLISLWSAISFARLPPEAGEEMAGRKRVSSVQVNIGDARGAANNG, from the coding sequence ATGGCGGTTTTGGCTCGAGCTCAGGAGAATGGCACCCTGCCTCTAAGGATTTTGGTGCCCCTGATCGTGGCTTGCGCATTGTTCATGGAAAACCTTGACGCGACGGTGCTGTCGACCGCGCTGCCGGCAATTGCCCATGACATGCACGAGAGCCCGATCCAGCTGAAGCTGGCGCTCACCTCCTACCTGCTTACCCTGGCAGTTTTCATCCCTGCGTCCGGCTGGACGGCAGACCGGTTCGGGGCTCGGATCGTTTTCCGAGCTGCGATTCTGGTCTTTGCTCTGGGATCAGCCTTTTGCGGGTTTGCCGGCAACGTCCAGGTCCTGGTGGCGGCCCGAGCCCTTCAGGGAGTCGGGGGCGCGATGATGGTGCCGGTGGGACGATTAGTCATTCTGCGCACGGTACCACGTTCGGAGTTAGTCGGTGCACTTGCCTGGTTGACGATCCCTGCCTTGCTCGGGCCGGTCATCGGGCCGCCCGTCGGCGGGTTTATCACCACCTTTTTTTCATGGCGCTGGATCTTCTGGATCAACCTGCCGATTGCGGGGCTCGGGATGATTCTCGCAACGCTTTACATCCCGAATGTCCGGGCGGACGACGTGCCCCCGTTCGACGCGCTCGGCTTTGTGCTTTCCGGGGTCGGCCTGGCGGCCGTCGTTTCGGGGGCCGCCGTGATGGACGTTAGTTTCGTTTCGCCGTGGGTGGCGGCAGCGTTACTCGTGACCGGCCTGGGCTTGTCGGCGCTCTACGTGTGGCACGCGTGCCGGGACGAAACTCCCCTTCTGGACCTCAGCCTGCTGCGGCTTCCCACTTTTCGCGCCGGCATTACCGGCGGCTCGCTATTTCGCATCGGCGTAGGCGCCATGCCGCTTCTGTTGCCCTTGCTGCTGCAGCTCGGCTTCGGATTCAGCCCGCTGAACTCCGGCCTGTTGACCTTCGTCGCGGCGATCGGCGCGATGGGGATGAAAACCGCGGCCGCCGGCATCCTCCGGCGGTATGGCTTCCGCCGGGTGCTCGTCGTCAACTCGATCATCAGTGCCGTGCTGATCGCCGCCCCTGCCCTCTTCGCCGAAACGACGCCGGTCGCGATTATCGTCTTGGTCCTTTTCGTGGGCGGCTTCTTCCGTTCCCTGGAGTTTACCTGCATCAACGCCATCAGCTATGCCGAGGTCGAACAACCTCGCATGAGTGCCGCAACCAGTTTTGCAAGTGTAGCCCAGCAGGTTTCCCTCAGCCTCGGCATTACGGTGGCTGCGTCGACGCTCCAGTCGACCATGGCGCTACACGGGCACACGAGGTTGTCGGCCGCGGATTTTCCGTTTGCGTTCCTGCTGGTGGGTCTGATTTCACTGTGGTCCGCCATCAGTTTCGCCCGGTTACCGCCTGAAGCGGGCGAGGAAATGGCCGGGCGTAAACGCGTCAGCTCAGTGCAGGTGAACATCGGTGACGCGCGCGGCGCAGCCAACAACGGGTGA